In a single window of the Bradyrhizobium erythrophlei genome:
- a CDS encoding NADPH-dependent FMN reductase, giving the protein MAHLHNVVAIVGSLRKESFTLKIAKALAKLAPDNLKLDVVTLHDISFFNQDLEATPPADWVAFREKLHKSNGVLFVTPEYNRSIPGVLKNAIDVGSRPYGKSSFLGKPTGIVSNSPGPLGGVSAAKHLQNILPGISGPILGQPEIYLNGVGDAFDDKGELIKESLQAVLKQYIDAYAAFVEKFSK; this is encoded by the coding sequence ATGGCCCACTTACACAATGTTGTCGCGATCGTCGGTAGCCTTCGCAAAGAGAGTTTTACGCTTAAAATCGCCAAGGCCCTGGCCAAGCTGGCACCCGATAACTTGAAACTTGACGTCGTCACCCTTCACGACATTTCGTTCTTCAATCAGGATCTGGAAGCAACTCCGCCCGCCGATTGGGTGGCATTCCGCGAAAAGCTGCACAAGTCCAACGGCGTGCTGTTCGTCACGCCCGAATACAATCGCTCGATCCCCGGCGTGTTGAAGAACGCCATCGACGTCGGATCGCGCCCCTACGGCAAAAGCTCGTTCCTGGGCAAACCGACCGGCATTGTCAGCAATTCGCCGGGTCCGCTCGGCGGCGTCAGCGCGGCCAAACATCTGCAGAATATCTTGCCGGGCATTTCGGGTCCGATCCTGGGGCAGCCGGAAATCTATCTGAATGGCGTCGGCGACGCCTTCGACGACAAGGGCGAACTGATCAAGGAATCGCTGCAGGCGGTGCTGAAGCAATATATCGACGCCTACGCGGCCTTCGTCGAGAAGTTCAGCAAATAG